From the genome of Nicotiana sylvestris chromosome 2, ASM39365v2, whole genome shotgun sequence, one region includes:
- the LOC138886169 gene encoding uncharacterized protein, with the protein MGWLSDVTIQYVPRKENKNADALAALASSLTLPDQAQVTVCQKWVVPPPNEVECKENELKHLVVVSEVEKEEWRQPIIDYLCYEILLENPRRRTEIRRRALRFLYYKDTLYRRSFEGVLLRCLGEEEALQALQEAHSRGSSLQNGMGHMSYKKLIQVGLTSWLMQMV; encoded by the exons atggggtggctcagcgatgtgactattcagtatgtaccaaggaaagaaaataagaatgcTGATGCTTTAGCTGCTCTAGCTTCATCATTAACCCTGCCTGACCAAGCGCAAGTTACCGTCTGCCAGaaatgggtagtaccgccgccaaatgaggtcgaatgtaaagaaaacgaactcaagcatcttgttgttgtttctgaagttgagaaagaagaatggcgacaacccatcatcgactacttatgctatgAGATACTTCTAGAAAATCCGAGGAGGAGGACTGAAATCCGTCGTCGTGCACTTCGCTTCCTTTACTATAAGGATACTTTATACAGAAGGTcgttcgagggagtactcttgcgatgcctaggagaagaagaagctctccaagctttgcaagaggcacattctagg ggaagttcacttcaaaatgggatgggtcATATGTCATACAAGAAGCTtattcaagtggggcttacaagctggttaATGCAGATGGTATGA